GAATATCCTCGAATCGGGCCCGGCCGCGCTCTGCCGACAAATAGATTGCAAATACCTGAAGTGCCACATTCCCCTCCGCCAGCCGTTCACTGGTCACATCCAGCCGGGGATCATTGCTGAAGTCCATCCCAGGATAGGCCTCCAGCTTGCTGAGCGCATCGCAGTGAAAATCAGCCACGTTCAGCTTCCTGTTCTCCATCATTCATCAGCTTCCTTTCTTCCGCATACCTCATATGTATGCCCCCGGCTGCCGAAACAGTCAGAACAGCAAAAAGCCTGTTTACATAATCGTAAACAGGCTAAATCTTAATCAATCTCATTATTATCTGGGTTCAACGATAAGCTTGATCGCCGTCCGGTCTTCCCCGTCAATCACGATATCCGTGAACGCCGGGATGCAGACCAAGTCGACTCCGCTAGGTGCAACAAATCCCCGGGCGATGGCAACAGCTTTGACTGCCTGGTTCAATGCTCCAGCTCCAATCGCCTGTAGCTCGGCCGATCCCCGTTCGCGAAGAACACCTGCTAATGCGCCAGCAACGGAATTTGGATTGGATTTAGCTGATACTTTTAATACCTCCATAGTAAGTACCTCCCCTGGGAAAATGATGGTGTTCTTCTTCCACTACAGTAGATGTTATTCGCGGGAGAAGAATTAATTCCTTCTTTTTGCGGACTACTCCGGAGAAAATAGTTCAAAAGATACTCTTTTTCGATATAATAAATATCACACTCTACCCAAAACAAAAATCAATTTTACCGAATTACCTATTTGCGGTTCAATTCCTTAACTCATCACCCATTCATCTTCACGCAGCCTGATTTTCTCCACCCGTGTTGCCTTCCCTGTAGCTTCATCAAGCTCAGCGAATAAACCGTGCAGCTGCCACTTGCCTTCATCCACAACGAACCGGGAAGGAAGCTGTGTTGTGAATTTATACAGAATCGCATCCTTTTCCATACCCAGAATTCCTTCTCTTGAACCAACCATACC
This region of Paenibacillus sp. FSL K6-1096 genomic DNA includes:
- a CDS encoding stage V sporulation protein S; translated protein: MEVLKVSAKSNPNSVAGALAGVLRERGSAELQAIGAGALNQAVKAVAIARGFVAPSGVDLVCIPAFTDIVIDGEDRTAIKLIVEPR